A genomic segment from Propioniciclava sp. MC1595 encodes:
- a CDS encoding cation diffusion facilitator family transporter: MIGALWTNSLALIIDAGHMLVDASGLLIALLAASLALRPPSPERTWGYRRAEVLAAGAQAAVLLAVGSYAFIEGVRRLLEPPDVTATGLLVFGVIGLLGNLISMMVLSSGRGANLNMRAAFLEVVNDALGSVAVIISAIVIALTGWTRIDALAGMLIAALIVPRAVTILREASSILLESTPPGLDLEDVRKHLLAVPHVQGVHDLHASTIATGLPVLTAHVVLDDSCFHDGHSACMLGDLQECVAAHFDVSVEHSTFQLEPFDHAEREHATHT; encoded by the coding sequence GTGATCGGCGCCCTGTGGACCAACAGCCTTGCCCTGATCATCGACGCAGGCCACATGCTCGTCGACGCGTCGGGCCTGCTGATCGCCCTGCTCGCGGCCTCACTCGCGCTGCGCCCACCCAGCCCCGAACGGACCTGGGGGTACCGCCGCGCCGAGGTGCTCGCCGCCGGCGCGCAGGCCGCCGTCCTGCTGGCCGTGGGGAGCTACGCGTTCATCGAAGGCGTCAGGCGACTGCTCGAACCTCCCGACGTCACCGCCACCGGCCTGCTCGTCTTCGGCGTCATCGGACTGCTCGGCAACCTCATCTCGATGATGGTCCTCAGTTCGGGACGTGGCGCCAACCTCAACATGCGCGCCGCCTTTCTGGAGGTTGTCAACGACGCCCTCGGGTCGGTGGCCGTCATCATCAGCGCCATCGTGATCGCCCTCACCGGTTGGACCCGCATCGACGCCCTCGCCGGCATGCTCATCGCCGCCCTCATCGTCCCCCGCGCCGTCACCATCCTCCGCGAGGCGAGCAGCATCCTGCTCGAATCAACACCCCCCGGGCTGGACCTCGAGGACGTCCGGAAGCACCTGCTCGCCGTCCCCCACGTCCAGGGCGTCCACGACCTGCACGCCTCCACCATCGCCACCGGCCTGCCCGTGCTCACCGCCCACGTCGTCCTCGACGACAGCTGCTTCCACGACGGCCACTCCGCCTGCATGCTCGGCGACCTCCAGGAGTGCGTCGCCGCGCACTTCGACGTCAGCGTCGAGCACTCCACTTTCCAGCTTGAGCCCTTCGACCACGCCGAGCGCGAACACGCCACCCACACCTAG
- a CDS encoding cupin domain-containing protein, producing MEITRTSLDTTRGSADWFTGDVYLDPVAAAPPPSRLTANLVHFMPGARTNWHLHALSQTVYVTEGVGLCQRRGGPVEVIRAGDRVLFEANEEHWHGAAPNRLMVHLAINESDEQNPAVQWLEPVTNADYSAAPPID from the coding sequence ATGGAGATCACCCGCACTTCTCTCGACACGACCAGGGGATCCGCCGACTGGTTCACCGGGGATGTCTACCTGGATCCGGTCGCCGCTGCGCCGCCGCCGTCCCGCCTCACCGCCAACCTGGTCCACTTCATGCCGGGCGCGCGCACCAACTGGCACCTGCACGCGCTGAGCCAGACCGTCTACGTCACCGAGGGTGTCGGGCTGTGCCAGCGACGCGGGGGCCCGGTCGAGGTGATCAGGGCCGGCGACCGCGTGCTGTTCGAGGCCAACGAGGAGCATTGGCACGGCGCTGCCCCGAACCGCCTCATGGTCCACCTGGCCATCAACGAGTCCGACGAGCAGAACCCAGCCGTCCAGTGGCTTGAGCCGGTCACCAACGCGGACTACTCGGCCGCTCCACCGATCGACTGA
- a CDS encoding TetR/AcrR family transcriptional regulator codes for MKKAVVLGEERRDAIADAAIHLVANRGLRGLTHRAVDAEVGLPPGSTSYYLRTRQALLAACLDRLLALDESAILPASPDVSVLDVLVAGVVRIARDRPERPIARYELALEATRQPELRALMDQQALRLRTALARLLDGAGIPDAEDAAWPVAAMLDGLIRDRVSGLSATLSQSTYEASVRRSVTALLRGLALTP; via the coding sequence GTGAAGAAGGCTGTCGTGCTCGGTGAGGAGCGGCGGGACGCGATCGCGGACGCCGCCATCCACCTCGTGGCCAACCGCGGGCTGCGTGGGTTGACCCATCGCGCGGTGGACGCCGAGGTCGGGCTGCCGCCCGGCTCGACCTCGTACTACCTGCGCACCCGCCAGGCCCTGCTCGCCGCCTGCCTGGACCGGTTGCTGGCCCTGGACGAGAGTGCGATCCTCCCGGCGAGCCCGGACGTGTCGGTGCTGGACGTACTGGTGGCCGGGGTCGTTCGCATCGCGCGTGACCGTCCAGAGAGGCCAATCGCGCGATACGAGTTGGCGCTCGAGGCCACGCGCCAACCCGAACTCCGTGCGCTCATGGACCAGCAGGCCCTCCGCCTCCGCACCGCTCTGGCCCGCCTGCTCGACGGGGCCGGTATCCCCGACGCTGAGGACGCCGCGTGGCCCGTTGCCGCCATGCTGGATGGGTTGATTCGCGACCGGGTCTCCGGCCTCAGCGCCACGCTGTCCCAGTCCACCTACGAGGCGTCAGTGCGACGCTCTGTCACGGCGCTGCTCCGCGGCCTCGCCCTCACACCCTGA
- a CDS encoding catalase-related domain-containing protein, protein MIAKAIASFVRWVLGVAWWWFSYIDTQSTRLGGPNFSQIPINRAHCPVNDMFRDGFHQHAVHGGIAPYRPNSLDGGNSAEAGEADGAFIDVPLPVAGEKVRRLAASFDDHFSQVTLFVRSLSGVERQHLARAYTFELGKCYQEAIRVRQLQCLANVDADLCAQVAKGLGLTAPEPTIEPATDVRPSPALSQVGGTWPVTGRKIALVADADTAPALISEAKEAVTAAGMLPFVVAPAGGHLGDVVVDRTFLTAASIEFDAALLLAAPVPAPDADPTFDAKAGQSTDGKPVDPRVVKVVAEMFRHSKAIGCSPDAQPVLAAAGVPADAAGVVVGQPGESVEQLARLLTEHRVWDRFAAVPEEEPAGT, encoded by the coding sequence GTGATCGCGAAGGCGATCGCGAGCTTCGTCCGGTGGGTGTTGGGCGTGGCGTGGTGGTGGTTCTCCTACATCGACACGCAGAGCACCCGTCTGGGCGGCCCGAACTTCAGCCAGATCCCCATCAACCGCGCCCACTGCCCGGTCAACGACATGTTCCGCGACGGGTTCCACCAACACGCGGTCCACGGTGGGATCGCCCCCTATCGTCCCAACTCCCTGGATGGCGGCAACTCTGCCGAGGCCGGCGAAGCGGACGGCGCCTTCATCGACGTCCCGCTACCCGTGGCCGGCGAGAAGGTCCGCAGGCTCGCGGCCAGCTTCGACGACCACTTCAGCCAGGTGACACTGTTCGTTCGATCGCTGAGCGGTGTCGAGCGTCAGCACCTGGCGCGCGCCTACACCTTCGAGCTCGGCAAGTGCTACCAGGAGGCGATCCGCGTCCGCCAGCTGCAGTGCCTGGCCAACGTGGACGCCGATCTGTGTGCCCAGGTCGCCAAGGGCCTGGGCCTGACCGCGCCGGAGCCGACCATCGAGCCGGCCACGGACGTCCGTCCCAGCCCGGCGCTGTCGCAGGTCGGGGGCACGTGGCCGGTGACCGGACGCAAGATCGCCCTGGTCGCGGACGCCGACACCGCGCCCGCCCTCATCAGCGAGGCGAAGGAGGCCGTCACGGCAGCGGGCATGCTGCCGTTCGTCGTTGCGCCGGCCGGCGGGCATCTCGGCGACGTGGTCGTCGACCGGACCTTCCTCACGGCTGCGTCGATCGAGTTCGACGCCGCCCTGCTGTTGGCGGCCCCCGTCCCGGCACCGGACGCCGACCCGACCTTCGACGCCAAGGCGGGCCAATCGACCGACGGGAAACCGGTGGATCCACGGGTCGTGAAGGTGGTCGCCGAGATGTTCCGGCATTCCAAGGCGATCGGTTGCTCGCCGGACGCCCAACCTGTCCTTGCGGCTGCGGGTGTTCCCGCCGATGCCGCCGGCGTTGTGGTGGGCCAACCGGGCGAGTCCGTGGAACAGCTTGCACGGCTCCTGACCGAACACCGTGTCTGGGATCGGTTCGCAGCGGTGCCCGAGGAGGAACCTGCCGGGACGTGA
- the glsA gene encoding glutaminase A, with translation MPSSGFVSTGHLPAAPDVGAAVQEAFARFSDARDGEPSTVYPALERVDPDAFGVSLIDVHGTAWEAGDVTTPFTIMSVAKPFVFALAARALGADRLDELVGVDATGLPFNSLEAVEAGPDGRTNPMVNAGAIATTALVPGATTDERWAAIRDGLSAFAGRPLTVDDEVYASASATNDRNRAIAWLLNSRGRLAGEPDDALDLYTRQSALSVTAHDLAVMGATLADGGVNPLTGERVMPAELCHHVLAVMLVAGLYETSGAWLYRVGLPAKSGIGGGIVTVSPGKGGLGTYAPRLDAQGNSVRGQKAARFLSFRLGLDLLASRPAP, from the coding sequence ATGCCGTCCTCTGGTTTCGTCTCGACCGGGCACCTGCCCGCCGCCCCCGATGTGGGGGCGGCGGTGCAGGAGGCTTTCGCGCGGTTCAGCGACGCTCGCGACGGCGAACCCTCCACCGTCTACCCGGCCCTCGAGCGTGTTGATCCCGACGCCTTCGGCGTGAGCCTGATCGACGTGCACGGCACGGCGTGGGAGGCCGGGGACGTGACCACCCCGTTCACGATCATGAGCGTCGCCAAACCCTTCGTGTTCGCGCTCGCCGCCCGCGCCCTCGGGGCGGATCGGCTCGACGAACTCGTCGGCGTCGACGCCACCGGCCTCCCCTTCAATTCGCTCGAAGCGGTCGAGGCCGGCCCCGATGGCCGCACCAACCCGATGGTGAACGCCGGCGCGATCGCGACGACGGCGCTGGTTCCCGGCGCCACCACCGACGAGCGCTGGGCCGCCATTCGCGACGGGCTGTCGGCGTTCGCGGGGCGCCCGCTGACCGTGGACGACGAGGTCTACGCCTCGGCGTCCGCCACCAACGACCGCAACCGCGCCATCGCCTGGCTGCTGAACAGCCGTGGGCGGTTGGCCGGGGAGCCCGACGACGCGCTCGACCTGTACACCCGGCAGAGCGCGCTGTCGGTGACCGCGCACGACCTCGCCGTCATGGGGGCGACCCTCGCCGACGGTGGGGTGAACCCCCTCACCGGCGAACGCGTCATGCCGGCCGAGCTGTGCCACCACGTCCTGGCGGTGATGCTGGTCGCGGGCCTGTACGAGACCTCGGGCGCGTGGTTGTACCGGGTCGGCCTCCCCGCCAAGAGCGGCATCGGCGGTGGGATCGTCACCGTCTCCCCCGGCAAGGGCGGCTTGGGCACGTACGCGCCGCGGCTGGACGCCCAGGGCAACAGCGTCCGCGGGCAGAAGGCTGCGCGGTTCCTGTCGTTCCGGTTGGGTCTCGATCTGCTCGCGTCCCGTCCGGCCCCGTGA
- a CDS encoding DUF1269 domain-containing protein, with the protein MSELIIIGYDDHAVAQQAHDRVVKLQRDHIVNLAGLAVVRVDDDGKKHVDTPAKGIVGATAASGALWGMLIGLLFLVPGVGLLVGGLWGALVGRLGKSGINAGFRARVDGLLEPGKAAVVVLASKLTEDKFAAGMSEFGGTVLQTSLSDEDEKALAEELA; encoded by the coding sequence ATGTCAGAGCTCATCATCATCGGTTACGACGACCACGCAGTGGCGCAGCAGGCGCACGACCGCGTCGTCAAGCTGCAGCGCGACCACATCGTCAACCTCGCCGGCCTCGCTGTCGTCCGGGTCGACGACGACGGCAAGAAGCACGTCGACACCCCGGCCAAGGGCATCGTGGGTGCGACCGCGGCGTCCGGCGCCCTCTGGGGCATGCTCATCGGGCTGCTGTTCCTGGTCCCCGGCGTCGGCCTCCTCGTCGGCGGCCTGTGGGGCGCGCTGGTCGGACGCCTCGGCAAGTCGGGCATCAACGCGGGCTTCCGGGCCCGGGTGGACGGCCTGCTGGAGCCGGGCAAGGCGGCCGTGGTCGTGCTGGCCTCGAAGCTGACCGAAGACAAGTTCGCCGCCGGCATGTCGGAGTTCGGCGGCACCGTTCTGCAGACCTCGCTGTCCGACGAGGACGAGAAGGCTCTGGCCGAAGAGCTCGCCTGA
- a CDS encoding LapA family protein gives MSADGGKGRWQELAKNPRIWLGLAIAVLAIAFILQNRDSVQVDLLTFQFSAPQWVTLLVVFLAGLATGLLWSRRKR, from the coding sequence ATGAGCGCTGACGGAGGCAAGGGGCGCTGGCAGGAGCTCGCGAAGAACCCGCGGATCTGGCTGGGACTCGCGATCGCGGTACTGGCGATCGCCTTCATCCTGCAGAACCGGGACTCGGTCCAGGTCGACCTGCTGACGTTCCAGTTCAGCGCACCCCAGTGGGTGACGTTGCTGGTGGTGTTCCTGGCCGGCCTCGCCACCGGCCTGCTCTGGAGCCGACGGAAGCGCTGA
- a CDS encoding NAD(P)-binding protein has protein sequence MRTAVVVGAGIGGAAAAVALQQVGWRVIILERAQTTGEVGAGLSIWPSAVAVLGRLGVVLRRTPRPGPWGCGWRAAAGSSGARTSAPGRLS, from the coding sequence ATGCGGACAGCGGTCGTGGTGGGCGCCGGGATCGGCGGGGCTGCGGCGGCGGTCGCCCTGCAGCAGGTGGGGTGGCGCGTCATCATTCTGGAGCGGGCCCAGACGACCGGCGAGGTCGGTGCCGGACTGTCGATCTGGCCCTCGGCGGTCGCCGTGCTGGGTCGACTGGGCGTGGTGTTGAGGCGGACGCCGCGCCCGGGGCCTTGGGGATGCGGTTGGCGAGCGGCCGCTGGGTCGTCCGGGGCACGGACCTCGGCGCCAGGTCGCCTGTCATGA